The genomic interval TTGGGGCTCGGCGGTCATTATTTCCATGTTTATCGGCTCGGCTGTGTCTATGGCGCTTTTCCTGCTGACAGAATCAAAGGTAAAGTCTCCTTTAGTCGAGCTTGGTCTTTTCAGCGAAATTACTTTTACAGCGTCGAGTGTATGCTATCTGATCACAGGGTTCGGCATTGTTGCCCCATTATTGATTTTTAATTACTTTTTGCAGAACGTCATGGGCTATGAAGCGCTGAGCGCAGCGTATATTGTCATGGCAGTCTCTCTGACGGTAATCGTTGCAATGCCCCTGGGAAGCGTCATTGCCGGTAAGCTTGGGGCAAAGCCTGTCAATTTTTTCGGCGTTTTTTGCATGGGTATAGGTGCGCTGCTTCTTTCAAGGCTTACGGTCGGCACATCGAAGTTTATGATGATTGCCGAAATGACTGTGTTCGGGTTTGGTCTGGGATTCTCGTGCCAGTCGATGGTTTCTTCGATTAAATATTTGCCTGACGAAAAGAGCGGGATCGGATCGGGTATCGTGAATGCCGCGAGACAGGTCGGAACCTGTATTGGGATCGCACTTCTTGTAAGTGTTCTAAACAGTAATGTGGAAGCGGCAAAATTCGATATTAAGAGTGATGCTGTTGCATTAATCAATCAATCCGGAATCGAGGATTCTGCCAAAACAGTGTTAAGTGTGGATATCAGCAAGAATTTTGGAAGCAGCGACAGCAGTACAAGCGCCAATCAGAAAAAACTTCAAAGCAATTTGGAAGCGGACATAAAAACTTCACTATCAAATGTATCCTCAGCGCCTCGCCCTTCCGGCAATGACATACTTGAAAGGCTTTATGACGGAGCAGGTGCATTACGCGAAGGGGCGGGCAAAGCTTTGAAAGGTCAAAATTCTTTAAATACCGGCATTGTGTCACTTTCATACGGTCTCAGTACACTTTCAGACGGGAGTGAATCACTCACAAACGGGCTTATTACATTGGATCATGCACTTTCGCAGACATTAAGTGGATCAAAATCGCTGAACTTTGCAGGCAGTCAGGGGCTGGGTTTGCTGAGCGCTGGAATAGGGCAGTTAAATGATGGCGCTCAGATACTGCTTTCACAATTTTCGTATAACGCCGATACCGGCACCCAGACCATCTACACCGGTGTGACCGGTATTGCAGATGGTGCTAGGAACCTTTCGTCAAATATAAGCAGCTATGTTTCAGCAGTTAATAACACATATTATCTGATGATCAAAAGCAATCCCGCGTCGGCACAGCTTTTGAATAATTATAAAAACAGCCTTGATCAGGCGCAGGCCGCCTGTGCCGATGCGCAGGATGAAACGGCGAAACAGCAATGCAAACAGCAGGTTCAGGCCCTGGCTAATCTTGTGACTTTGTATACGGCAGGAACTGACCCGACGGTTACAAACGAGCAGCAGTTTGAAGCGAAACTAACAAGCCTTGCTGAGCAAAGTCAGAATGTCGTTGCAAGCGGAAGCAAAGTTACGGCGGGCGCGGATAAGCTGACAAGCGCTGCGCAAAAGGTTTTCGCGCAGTTTAACGATGGCGGAGCATTTAAAGACGGGATGACACAGGTTGCGGGCGGCATTTCCATGCTGAACCAGAATAAAAACAGCCTCATTACGCTTCAAAACGGAATCGGTAAACTGACCGAAGCATTGTCGCAGCTTGAAAGCGGTTCGGGTCAGCTCGTTGACGGCTCAAAGAAGCTGCAAAGCGGCTTGAGTCAGCGAAAAACGGCTGTGTGCAGCTGCGGTTTGGTTCGGGTCAGCTGATGGATGCAGATGCCAAAATAAAAGACGGTACTGTTCAGCTCGAATCCGGCGTGGGTCTTATGGGTCAGCAAAGTGAGATCCAAAGTGTTGTTAGTAAAATCAAGACAGAAAAAGATGACAAGATTGCAGGCGCGTTTGACCAGACTTTTTTGCTTTCGGCTATAATACTTATTATTACATCCATCTGCGGATTTTTCACAGATAAAAAGCAAAATTGATTTACATACATTCTATAATTTTGTGCAGGGAGGAATTTAAATGCTGACGCAAGAACCGACGGCTGAAATGCTGGAAACATGGAAATCTGTATGGAAGCAATATAAAAGCAGGCTAAAGCCAAACAGAAAAAGCGGACAAGAGCTGCTAGACTATTTGTCTCAAAAGTACGTTTTGACCGAAATACATGAAAAGAAAGCGACCGATGCGGTTTTCTTGAATGTTACTAAGAATAAGTTTCTTGCCGCAAAGCTGCCTGATGGGTCTGTTCCATTGCCACGAACCTTTTTTCTTGAAAATAGGGGAAAAGGCGAGATCTTCTACCAAAATGAAAATAAAGATAAAGAGGAACTTTGGGGCGGGGATATAACAAGGATTTTCGTCGGGATAGACACTGCATCAGGATATTTTATGGTTGAGGGAAGCACTATGCTGTGGGATGAACTTTGCGCTTTTCGGGGAGTTGACGAGGCGGATATACAAAATTACTTTTGCGTTGCCCAATATATTGCTTGTTTGAAAAGGTTTGATCTGCTGAAAAATGTATTGGGTGAATAAGAAGAGGCTAAAAAGTCATATGTCAGGGGTAAACCTGCATATGGCTTTTTATTATTTTATACGATATACCATAACGACCTTCGTTCTCTATGAAGACCTTTCCTTCACATTGTTTGCTGGGCAAAATACAGCATGGACAAGTCTTTATCATAAATTATATATAGCTTATTTTCGTGTTGAGACATTGATTTCCATAAATATGTATGATTGAAATTAGGATACTGTTTCTTTTCTGCATTAAGTGAATCCAAAATACTTGTGACCTCGTTTTGCATAGACGAACTTTTATCGTTTGATGCGCCGCTTAAAAGCGGAGAATCAGCGCTTTTTAATTCAAAAGAAGTAAAACGATATCCGTCTCCATGAAAACTTGTCGGCGTATTTATATTGTATTTTTCTTTTGCAGCCCGTGGAACGTTAATTTTCCAATATTGTTCATAAATTCTCGTATCACTATAAAAGGTGTTTCCGGCAATATACAATCCCAGTGGTATCGCAATTATGACAACTACGGCAATTAAAGTGCCAGTAATAATTTTTTTCTTTTTATTCATCATCATTCAATTCCTCTCTGTACTTAATAATATCTCCTGCATCGCAGTTCAGGGCTTTGCAAAGTGCATCCAGTGTCGTAAAACGAATGGCACGCGCTTTCCCTGTTTTTAGCAGTGAAAGATTTGTCATTGTAATTCCGACTTTTTCCGACAGTTCAGTTAGGCTCATTTTTCTTATCGCCATCATGACATCTAAATCTACAATTATCATCACAAGCCACCTTTAAACTGATAACGTACTGTCAATAAAGTACTCTTTGCCATCGCGCAAAAGCTCTCTCACCAACGTAGCAAGAATCTCAATCAGTATAGCGCCATACAGTATAATTACCGCTATGATTGTTTGAAATCGAAATGTAGCATAAGCATATAGCGCAATTTCAATTAGAGTGCATATTTGAAAAACAGACATTTTTTTAATGGCTTTTTCCATGAAAATCCGCTCTTTGACTAACGAAATACTCAAAGTTAAGAAA from Bacillota bacterium carries:
- a CDS encoding helix-turn-helix transcriptional regulator; amino-acid sequence: MMIIVDLDVMMAIRKMSLTELSEKVGITMTNLSLLKTGKARAIRFTTLDALCKALNCDAGDIIKYREELNDDE
- a CDS encoding DHA2 family efflux MFS transporter permease subunit codes for the protein MNKQKQILGFIALAIAMFMGTLDSTIINIALPDIMSYFKASLNDTSWISTIYVLGLSVFMIPASKLADQFGRKKVMLIGLVLFGGSSALCGLSCTLFFLIAMRLIQGIGGALITPIVVPMALELFGREKTQIISGAVGAVAALAAAGGPPIGGLLIKYINWQSIFFVNVPFALISILLTLLFVGESFDKTVSKSVDWLGMLFLTSTLFLLTFSLLKGRDYGWGSAVIISMFIGSAVSMALFLLTESKVKSPLVELGLFSEITFTASSVCYLITGFGIVAPLLIFNYFLQNVMGYEALSAAYIVMAVSLTVIVAMPLGSVIAGKLGAKPVNFFGVFCMGIGALLLSRLTVGTSKFMMIAEMTVFGFGLGFSCQSMVSSIKYLPDEKSGIGSGIVNAARQVGTCIGIALLVSVLNSNVEAAKFDIKSDAVALINQSGIEDSAKTVLSVDISKNFGSSDSSTSANQKKLQSNLEADIKTSLSNVSSAPRPSGNDILERLYDGAGALREGAGKALKGQNSLNTGIVSLSYGLSTLSDGSESLTNGLITLDHALSQTLSGSKSLNFAGSQGLGLLSAGIGQLNDGAQILLSQFSYNADTGTQTIYTGVTGIADGARNLSSNISSYVSAVNNTYYLMIKSNPASAQLLNNYKNSLDQAQAACADAQDETAKQQCKQQVQALANLVTLYTAGTDPTVTNEQQFEAKLTSLAEQSQNVVASGSKVTAGADKLTSAAQKVFAQFNDGGAFKDGMTQVAGGISMLNQNKNSLITLQNGIGKLTEALSQLESGSGQLVDGSKKLQSGLSQRKTAVCSCGLVRVS